A region from the Sulfitobacter sp. D7 genome encodes:
- a CDS encoding LysR family transcriptional regulator, whose product MHIEFRHLRTIKAIHEAGGLARAADQMNITQSALSHQVKGLEDQAGVELFVRRSKPLKLSPAGQRLLKLAQQVLPQVEALQDEFSGLRAGSTGRMHIAIECHACFEWLFPVLEQFRRHWQDVDVDIRPGLAFDALPALLREEVDLVVSSDPEELPGVEFVELFDYNPVFVASQSHSLAEKPFVEAADFRGETLITYPVERTRLDVFSQLLIPAKVEPAAIRQVELTAVILLLVASNRGVSVLPDWVVREVKYSSDYVTRPLTAQGITRRLYAAVRKDDLGKPFMDELLKLAGQEARKLQRA is encoded by the coding sequence TGGCCCGCGCGGCGGATCAGATGAATATCACGCAATCGGCGTTAAGTCATCAGGTGAAGGGCTTGGAGGATCAGGCCGGGGTTGAGTTGTTTGTCCGGCGCTCAAAACCGTTGAAGCTTTCGCCCGCCGGGCAGAGGTTGTTGAAACTGGCGCAGCAGGTATTGCCACAGGTCGAAGCCTTGCAAGATGAATTTTCGGGGCTGCGGGCAGGCAGCACGGGGCGGATGCATATTGCCATTGAATGCCACGCCTGTTTCGAGTGGCTTTTCCCGGTGTTGGAGCAGTTCCGGCGGCATTGGCAGGATGTTGATGTCGATATCCGCCCCGGTCTGGCATTTGACGCGCTGCCCGCTCTGCTGCGCGAAGAGGTTGATCTGGTGGTGTCATCGGATCCCGAAGAACTGCCGGGGGTCGAGTTTGTCGAACTCTTTGATTACAATCCGGTTTTCGTGGCATCGCAAAGCCACTCTCTGGCCGAGAAACCCTTTGTCGAGGCGGCTGATTTTCGCGGTGAGACGCTCATTACCTATCCGGTGGAACGGACGCGACTGGATGTGTTCAGCCAGTTGTTGATCCCCGCCAAGGTCGAGCCTGCGGCGATCCGACAGGTCGAGCTAACGGCAGTGATCTTGCTGCTGGTGGCGTCCAATCGCGGGGTGTCGGTCCTGCCCGATTGGGTGGTGCGCGAGGTGAAATATTCGTCGGATTACGTCACGCGGCCTTTGACGGCACAGGGCATAACGCGGCGGCTTTATGCGGCGGTGCGCAAGGATGATCTGGGCAAACCGTTTATGGATGAGTTGTTGAAACTGGCCGGGCAAGAGGCGCGGAAGTTGCAGCGGGCCTAG
- a CDS encoding NADP-dependent oxidoreductase, whose product MSDQMQKIVLASRPDGAPTPENFRLESADMPQPGDGEILVEVHYMSLDPYMRGRMDDAKSYAQPVPIGGLMEGGSVGKVIASNDPSFNVGDFAFGAFGWATHGVAPAKQCQKVDAEAVPITASLGVLGMPGLTGWYGLNEIGQPKEGETLVVAAATGPVGSMVGQLAKAKGLRTVGIAGGAEKCEIATRDFGFDVCLDHRAYDDAKSLRAALKEAAPDGIDIYYENVGGKVLDAVLPLMNPHGRIPLCGMIAWYNAGGLGADAEGAGLTAPRLWRTILVNFLTVRGFIISNHWNRMPEFHREVAPMVADGRVKVKEDITEGLENAPQAFIDMLNGGNTGKAIVKVK is encoded by the coding sequence ATGTCCGACCAGATGCAAAAAATCGTCCTCGCCAGCCGCCCTGACGGCGCGCCCACGCCTGAGAACTTCCGTCTAGAGAGCGCGGATATGCCCCAGCCGGGCGACGGGGAAATCTTGGTCGAAGTGCACTACATGTCGCTTGATCCCTATATGCGGGGCCGCATGGATGATGCGAAATCCTACGCGCAGCCCGTGCCTATTGGCGGGCTCATGGAGGGCGGCAGCGTCGGCAAGGTGATCGCCTCCAATGATCCGAGCTTTAACGTTGGCGATTTTGCCTTTGGTGCCTTTGGATGGGCGACCCACGGCGTTGCCCCGGCCAAGCAGTGTCAAAAGGTCGATGCCGAAGCCGTGCCGATCACCGCCTCGCTTGGTGTGCTGGGGATGCCCGGATTGACCGGTTGGTACGGGCTGAACGAAATCGGCCAGCCGAAAGAGGGTGAAACGCTTGTCGTCGCGGCCGCCACGGGGCCTGTCGGGTCGATGGTGGGGCAGTTGGCCAAGGCCAAAGGGCTGCGCACCGTCGGCATCGCGGGCGGGGCCGAGAAATGCGAGATCGCCACGCGCGACTTCGGCTTTGACGTCTGTCTTGACCACCGCGCCTATGACGACGCCAAATCCCTGCGCGCCGCGTTGAAAGAGGCCGCGCCGGATGGCATTGATATCTATTACGAAAACGTCGGCGGCAAAGTGCTGGATGCGGTACTGCCGCTGATGAACCCGCATGGCCGTATCCCGCTTTGCGGCATGATCGCGTGGTACAACGCGGGCGGGCTTGGTGCCGACGCGGAGGGCGCTGGCCTCACCGCGCCGCGGCTGTGGCGGACGATTTTGGTGAACTTCCTCACCGTGCGCGGCTTTATCATCTCGAACCACTGGAACCGCATGCCGGAGTTCCACCGCGAGGTGGCCCCGATGGTCGCGGATGGACGTGTAAAAGTGAAAGAGGACATCACCGAGGGGCTGGAGAATGCGCCGCAGGCGTTCATCGACATGCTGAATGGCGGCAACACTGGCAAGGCAATCGTTAAGGTGAAGTAA
- a CDS encoding inositol monophosphatase family protein, which produces MIGSANLNIMIKAARKAGRALVKDFREVENLQVSVKGAGDFVTKADIGAEKIIKDDLMGARPTYGWLAEEGGEEEGQDPTRRWIVDPLDGTTNFLHGLPHWAVSIALEHKGEIVAGVVFDPAKDEMFFAEKGTGAWMNEGRLRVSGRHRMIESIFATGLPFGGRADLPETLKDLGRLLPVCAGVRRWGAASLDLAYVASGRYDGFWERRLKPWDVAAGMLIVKEAGGLVEAIRPERNILQHGEIICSNEPIYSTFAKTIRG; this is translated from the coding sequence ATGATCGGTAGTGCGAATCTTAACATCATGATCAAAGCGGCACGCAAAGCGGGGCGTGCATTGGTCAAGGATTTCCGCGAGGTCGAGAACCTTCAGGTCTCGGTCAAAGGCGCGGGCGATTTCGTAACCAAAGCCGACATTGGCGCCGAGAAGATCATCAAAGACGACCTGATGGGCGCGCGCCCGACCTACGGCTGGCTGGCCGAAGAGGGCGGCGAGGAAGAGGGCCAAGACCCCACGCGCCGTTGGATCGTCGACCCGCTGGATGGCACGACCAACTTCTTGCACGGTCTGCCGCATTGGGCTGTCTCCATCGCGTTGGAGCATAAGGGCGAAATCGTTGCCGGGGTGGTTTTCGACCCCGCCAAGGATGAGATGTTCTTTGCCGAGAAGGGCACCGGCGCTTGGATGAACGAAGGCCGCCTGCGGGTGTCGGGCCGTCACCGGATGATCGAGTCGATCTTTGCCACGGGTCTGCCTTTCGGCGGTCGCGCCGACCTGCCCGAAACGCTCAAAGATCTGGGCCGACTTCTGCCCGTTTGCGCCGGTGTGCGCCGCTGGGGTGCGGCTTCGCTTGATCTGGCTTACGTCGCTTCGGGCCGCTACGATGGTTTCTGGGAACGCCGTTTGAAGCCGTGGGACGTGGCCGCAGGCATGTTAATCGTGAAAGAGGCCGGTGGCCTTGTCGAAGCGATCCGTCCCGAGCGCAATATCCTGCAGCACGGCGAGATTATCTGCTCCAACGAGCCGATCTATTCGACCTTCGCCAAAACGATCCGCGGCTGA
- a CDS encoding DUF6476 family protein, which produces MDTDNPDEPANLRFLRRMVTVLTVVMIGGVLVLIFVLVTRLSDQGPTMPRSISLPDGSSAQAFTQGRGWYAVVTDADEILIFDQLTGELRQTIPIE; this is translated from the coding sequence ATGGACACGGACAACCCTGATGAACCGGCGAACCTGCGGTTTCTGCGGCGGATGGTGACGGTCTTGACCGTCGTGATGATTGGCGGGGTTCTAGTGCTGATCTTCGTGCTTGTCACCCGTCTGAGCGATCAAGGCCCGACCATGCCGCGCAGTATTTCCCTGCCCGATGGCAGCAGCGCCCAAGCATTTACGCAAGGACGCGGCTGGTATGCGGTGGTGACGGACGCAGATGAAATCCTGATCTTTGACCAGTTGACCGGCGAATTGCGCCAGACGATCCCGATCGAATAA
- a CDS encoding RluA family pseudouridine synthase, producing the protein MSHRRIDFILGDSPPARLDKALARDVPEEANLSRTRLGRLIADGAVTLDGVKVQDPRAKVAEGQVVQITVEEAAESHILPEDIPLSVVFEDDDLIVIDKPAGMVVHPAPGSPSGTLVNALLAHCGDDLSGVGGMKRPGIVHRIDKDTTGLLVVAKSDAAHHGLAAQFEKHTVERYYQTLVYGVPDANDPRLRGVKGASFEAGNILRMTTQLARHKTDRQRQAVLFQGGRHAVTRARTVERFGTPPVLALLECWLETGRTHQIRVHMSHAGHGLVGDATYGGRRKLAKAALPEATADAIRAFPRQALHAAVLGFEHPVTGESLRFEAPLPSDMAALLQLLREGPATPSA; encoded by the coding sequence ATGTCTCACCGCCGCATTGATTTCATTCTGGGCGATAGCCCGCCCGCCCGTCTTGATAAGGCGCTGGCCCGCGATGTGCCAGAGGAAGCGAACCTGTCGCGCACGCGATTGGGCCGGTTGATCGCCGACGGGGCCGTGACGCTGGACGGTGTCAAAGTCCAAGACCCCCGCGCCAAAGTGGCCGAAGGGCAGGTAGTGCAGATCACGGTCGAAGAAGCGGCGGAAAGCCACATCCTGCCCGAAGACATACCCCTGTCGGTGGTGTTCGAAGATGACGACCTGATCGTGATCGACAAACCAGCGGGCATGGTGGTCCATCCCGCCCCGGGCTCGCCTTCCGGTACGCTGGTAAACGCATTGTTAGCACACTGTGGCGATGATCTCTCGGGCGTGGGCGGGATGAAGCGGCCCGGCATCGTGCACCGGATTGACAAGGACACCACGGGACTGCTGGTTGTCGCCAAATCCGACGCGGCGCATCACGGGCTGGCGGCGCAGTTCGAAAAACATACGGTTGAGCGGTATTATCAAACCCTCGTCTACGGGGTGCCCGATGCCAATGACCCGCGTCTGCGCGGCGTCAAAGGCGCGTCCTTTGAGGCGGGGAATATCCTGCGCATGACCACCCAGTTGGCGCGGCACAAGACCGACCGCCAGCGGCAGGCGGTGCTGTTCCAAGGCGGCCGCCACGCCGTAACCCGCGCCCGCACGGTTGAGCGTTTCGGCACGCCACCCGTTCTGGCGCTGCTGGAATGCTGGCTGGAAACGGGGCGCACGCACCAGATCCGCGTGCATATGTCTCACGCAGGCCACGGTTTGGTGGGGGATGCGACCTATGGCGGGCGGCGCAAGCTGGCCAAAGCGGCCTTGCCCGAGGCCACCGCCGACGCCATCCGCGCCTTCCCCCGCCAAGCGCTGCACGCCGCTGTTTTGGGGTTTGAGCATCCAGTGACGGGCGAAAGCCTGCGTTTCGAAGCGCCTTTGCCATCGGATATGGCAGCGCTGTTGCAATTGCTTCGTGAAGGGCCAGCAACCCCGTCGGCGTGA
- the rpoH gene encoding RNA polymerase sigma factor RpoH has product MANYANLPAPTPEGGLNRYMQEIRKFPLLEPEEEYMLAKRWVEEQDTEAAHRMVTSHLRLAAKIAMGYRGYGLPQSEVISEANVGLMQAVKRFDPEKGFRLATYAMWWIRASIQEYILRSWSLVKLGTTSGQKKLFFNLRKAKNKIGALEEGDLRPENVTEIATQLGVTEAEVVSMNRRMSGGDASLNATVGSEGEGTMQWQDWLEDEDADQAGDYAERDELETRREMLAEALDVLNDREKDILTQRRLSDETVTLEDLSSQYDVSRERIRQIEVRAFEKLQKRMRDLAKEKGMMAAS; this is encoded by the coding sequence ATGGCAAATTATGCAAATCTGCCCGCACCGACACCAGAAGGCGGGCTGAACCGCTATATGCAAGAGATCCGCAAGTTCCCGCTGTTGGAGCCTGAGGAAGAATACATGCTGGCCAAACGTTGGGTCGAGGAACAAGATACCGAAGCCGCGCACCGCATGGTCACGTCGCACCTGCGTCTTGCCGCGAAAATCGCGATGGGCTACCGGGGCTATGGGCTGCCGCAGTCCGAGGTGATCTCGGAGGCGAATGTCGGCCTGATGCAGGCGGTCAAACGTTTCGATCCGGAGAAGGGCTTTCGCCTTGCGACCTACGCGATGTGGTGGATCCGCGCGTCAATTCAGGAGTATATCCTGCGGTCGTGGTCGCTGGTGAAACTTGGCACAACCTCGGGTCAGAAAAAGCTGTTTTTCAACCTGCGTAAGGCAAAGAACAAGATCGGTGCCTTGGAAGAAGGCGATCTGCGCCCTGAGAATGTGACAGAGATTGCAACCCAACTGGGCGTGACCGAAGCTGAAGTCGTTTCGATGAACCGGCGGATGTCGGGCGGGGATGCCTCGCTTAACGCCACCGTCGGGTCCGAAGGCGAAGGCACGATGCAGTGGCAAGATTGGTTGGAGGACGAAGACGCCGACCAAGCGGGCGACTATGCCGAACGTGACGAGTTGGAAACCCGGCGTGAGATGTTGGCCGAAGCCTTGGACGTGTTGAACGACCGTGAAAAGGACATTCTGACCCAACGCCGCCTGTCGGATGAGACGGTCACTTTGGAAGACCTGTCGTCGCAATATGATGTCAGCCGCGAACGTATTCGCCAAATCGAAGTACGTGCTTTTGAAAAGTTGCAGAAGCGCATGCGCGACTTGGCGAAGGAAAAAGGCATGATGGCGGCCAGCTAA
- a CDS encoding GntR family transcriptional regulator has translation MLNQVKSSTAIADTLRADICLNRDIADGMLHEMALAQRFGVSRTPIRQALQRLAYERMIAVKSGVGSVVTPLEESMRADDICAAAAIIEAAAKCAPSSPAPPTQFMSLAGLLGMMDISQLDQAEAFFEIRAQLLNALSEMIENPILSDAFRAAYWRLIRWSLRDFETQPQVQIAHLREVLQTAARAMKSGTLAACFEQIAEIESRVAEPSQT, from the coding sequence ATGCTCAACCAAGTCAAATCCAGCACTGCGATTGCTGACACGCTCCGGGCGGATATCTGCCTGAATCGCGACATTGCGGATGGTATGTTGCACGAGATGGCCTTGGCGCAGCGGTTTGGCGTCTCCCGCACGCCCATCCGACAAGCGCTGCAACGGTTGGCCTATGAGCGGATGATCGCCGTTAAATCCGGTGTAGGCTCTGTCGTGACGCCCTTGGAGGAATCGATGCGCGCTGACGATATCTGCGCAGCAGCGGCGATTATCGAGGCCGCGGCCAAATGTGCCCCTTCTAGCCCCGCGCCGCCAACGCAATTCATGTCGCTGGCCGGGCTTTTGGGGATGATGGACATCAGTCAGCTGGACCAAGCCGAGGCGTTTTTCGAGATACGCGCCCAGCTTTTGAATGCCTTATCCGAGATGATCGAGAACCCGATCCTCAGTGATGCTTTTCGCGCGGCCTATTGGCGTCTGATCAGGTGGTCGCTGCGGGATTTTGAAACCCAGCCACAGGTCCAGATTGCGCATCTGCGTGAGGTGCTGCAAACCGCGGCCCGCGCGATGAAGAGCGGCACCCTTGCCGCCTGCTTTGAACAGATTGCCGAAATTGAAAGCAGGGTTGCCGAACCGAGCCAGACGTAA
- a CDS encoding dual specificity protein phosphatase family protein, which yields MSVVLPFFDPEATSIRAVIPTPRGGHLAMTGYPGLLTHVDGSAYLDPHQMAETLEGLRATGARQLLILTEEAELPEGAFPLISKVSQPLGLRLSFAAIQDFNVPGDAFLTQWPERRAGFEQALDAGETVALSCQYGAGRSGLIAAWLLMGAGLPAGDAIALVRDHFPEAIENRLQETWLLEVEKAG from the coding sequence ATGTCTGTCGTTCTGCCTTTTTTCGATCCCGAAGCGACCTCGATACGCGCCGTTATCCCGACCCCGCGTGGGGGGCATCTGGCGATGACCGGCTATCCGGGGCTGCTGACCCATGTCGATGGCTCTGCCTATCTTGATCCGCATCAAATGGCCGAAACCTTGGAAGGGTTGCGCGCGACCGGCGCCCGTCAATTGCTCATCCTGACTGAGGAAGCAGAGCTTCCCGAGGGGGCGTTTCCTTTGATTTCCAAAGTTTCTCAACCCCTTGGCCTGAGGCTTTCTTTCGCGGCGATCCAAGATTTCAATGTGCCCGGCGACGCTTTCCTGACGCAATGGCCGGAACGTCGGGCCGGTTTTGAGCAGGCGTTGGATGCGGGGGAGACGGTGGCCCTGTCGTGCCAATACGGGGCGGGCCGTAGCGGACTTATTGCGGCCTGGTTGCTGATGGGGGCCGGGCTTCCGGCAGGCGACGCCATTGCCCTAGTGCGGGATCACTTCCCTGAGGCAATCGAGAACCGCCTTCAGGAGACCTGGCTCCTAGAGGTCGAAAAGGCGGGTTAA
- a CDS encoding DksA/TraR family C4-type zinc finger protein, whose product MAGGWARDGAVSEQIEASISDELARLKARRAPVGESLTHCAECEEPIPEARRIALPGVKLCIDCVRDRDGQAQMRGGINRRGSKDSQLK is encoded by the coding sequence ATGGCAGGCGGATGGGCGCGTGATGGCGCGGTAAGCGAACAGATCGAAGCATCCATATCGGACGAATTGGCACGGCTGAAAGCCCGCCGCGCGCCGGTGGGTGAGAGCCTGACCCATTGCGCGGAATGCGAAGAGCCTATCCCCGAAGCACGACGTATCGCTCTGCCGGGGGTGAAACTTTGCATTGATTGCGTGCGCGACCGGGACGGGCAGGCGCAGATGCGCGGCGGGATAAACCGGCGCGGGTCGAAAGACAGCCAGTTGAAGTGA
- a CDS encoding M3 family oligoendopeptidase produces MFQLPFPLHDANASAGGKNLGDLPEWDLSDLYTAEDAPELKRDLDWLEEACARFATDYQGNLAALDAKGLLDCVLRNEKINQVAGRIMSYAGLRYYQQTTDSGRAKFMSDCQEKITDYTTPLVFFTLELNKLPDDHLAKLLDENPDLARYKPVFDRIRAMKPYQLSDEMEKFLHDLGVVGDAWERMFDETIAGLEFEVDGETLNIEGTLNLLTDPDRAKREAGARELAEVLGRNIRTFARVHNTQVKEKEVIDRWRGMETPQTGRHLSNHVEPEVVEALRNAVVEAYPKLSHRYYELKRKWLGLDVMQVWDRNAPLPMEDPKVVDWAQAEATVMEAYTAFDPRMGELAKPFFTKGWIDAGVKPGKAPGAFAHPTVTDVHPYVMLNYLGKPRDVMTLAHELGHGVHQVLAADQGEMLSSTPLTLAETASVFGEMLTFRKMLDKAKTQSERKVLLAGKVEDMINTVVRQIAFYDFECKLHEARRGGELTPDDINALWMSVQAESLGPAFEYMDGYETFWAYIPHFVHSPFYVYAYAFGDGLVNALYAVYAEGEEGFEEKYFDMLKAGGSKHHKELLAPFGLDASDPAFWDKGLSMISDMIDELEAMEV; encoded by the coding sequence ATGTTTCAGCTTCCCTTCCCGCTTCACGATGCCAACGCCAGCGCCGGGGGCAAAAACCTCGGCGATCTGCCGGAATGGGATCTGAGCGACCTTTACACCGCCGAAGACGCGCCCGAACTGAAGCGCGACCTCGACTGGCTAGAGGAAGCCTGCGCGCGTTTTGCCACTGATTACCAAGGCAATCTGGCCGCGCTCGACGCCAAAGGGCTGCTCGACTGTGTGCTGCGCAACGAAAAGATCAATCAGGTCGCGGGGCGCATCATGTCCTACGCGGGCCTGCGCTATTACCAGCAGACGACGGACTCAGGCCGGGCCAAGTTCATGTCCGACTGCCAAGAGAAAATCACCGATTACACCACGCCGCTGGTCTTTTTCACGCTGGAACTGAACAAACTGCCCGACGATCACCTTGCCAAGCTCTTGGACGAAAACCCGGATCTGGCACGCTACAAACCCGTCTTCGACCGTATCCGCGCCATGAAGCCCTATCAACTGTCGGATGAAATGGAGAAATTTCTGCACGACCTCGGCGTGGTCGGCGATGCTTGGGAGCGGATGTTCGACGAGACAATCGCCGGGCTGGAATTCGAAGTCGACGGCGAGACGCTTAACATCGAAGGCACGCTGAACCTGCTGACCGACCCCGACCGCGCCAAACGCGAAGCGGGCGCGCGCGAATTGGCCGAGGTGCTGGGCCGCAACATCCGCACCTTTGCCCGCGTCCACAACACGCAGGTAAAAGAGAAAGAGGTCATCGACCGCTGGCGCGGCATGGAGACACCGCAGACCGGGCGGCACCTCAGCAACCATGTCGAGCCCGAGGTGGTCGAAGCGCTGCGCAACGCCGTGGTCGAAGCCTATCCGAAGCTGAGCCACCGCTACTATGAGCTGAAGCGCAAGTGGCTCGGCCTTGATGTGATGCAGGTCTGGGACCGCAACGCGCCGCTGCCGATGGAAGACCCCAAGGTGGTCGACTGGGCGCAGGCCGAAGCGACCGTGATGGAAGCCTATACCGCCTTTGACCCGCGCATGGGCGAGTTGGCCAAGCCGTTCTTCACCAAGGGCTGGATCGACGCGGGTGTGAAACCGGGCAAAGCACCGGGCGCCTTCGCGCATCCCACCGTGACCGACGTGCATCCCTATGTGATGCTGAACTACCTCGGCAAACCGCGCGACGTGATGACGCTGGCGCATGAGTTGGGCCATGGCGTGCACCAAGTGCTGGCCGCCGATCAGGGCGAGATGCTGTCCTCGACCCCGCTGACATTGGCCGAAACGGCCTCGGTCTTTGGCGAAATGCTTACCTTCCGCAAAATGCTCGACAAGGCCAAGACGCAGTCAGAGCGTAAGGTGCTGCTGGCTGGCAAGGTCGAGGACATGATCAACACGGTCGTGCGCCAGATCGCCTTTTATGATTTCGAGTGCAAATTGCACGAAGCGCGCCGCGGCGGGGAGCTTACGCCCGACGACATCAACGCGCTGTGGATGAGCGTTCAGGCCGAGAGCCTTGGGCCAGCATTCGAGTATATGGACGGCTATGAGACCTTCTGGGCCTATATCCCGCATTTCGTGCATTCGCCCTTCTACGTCTATGCCTATGCCTTTGGCGACGGGCTGGTAAACGCGCTCTACGCAGTCTACGCCGAGGGCGAGGAAGGCTTTGAAGAGAAGTATTTCGACATGCTGAAAGCAGGCGGTTCGAAACACCACAAGGAGCTTCTGGCCCCCTTCGGGCTTGATGCCTCTGACCCCGCCTTCTGGGACAAGGGACTGTCGATGATCTCTGACATGATCGACGAATTGGAAGCGATGGAGGTCTGA
- a CDS encoding ATP-dependent DNA ligase: protein MKDFAALFNAVDQTTKTTVKVAALAEYFTTAAEDDRLWTVALFSGRRPKRAVTTTRLREWASEASGVPLWLFEDSYAIVGDLAETIALVLPPVENDDTGTLTSWINALRGLKDEDDAARKAFVLSAWQQLGGTERFLFNKLITGGFRIGISQKLMTRALSRASGRPEPEMAHRLMGNWHPDDVTWHSLIEAEDASADASRPFPFYLAYALEDGPDALGDPTDWRAEWKWDGIRGQLILRDGDYFVWSRGEELMTDRFPELARAADHLPPGTVLDGELLVWQPGAEFPSSFNALQARIGRKTVPKKLLKEAPVVLHAYDLLEWQGEDIRDRPFAERRALLEQAAADLPADAPVRLSPQHQFTDWAELATLRDTAREAQAEGLMLKRADSPYLSGRKKGDWWKWKLDPLTIDAVMIYAQSGSGRRANLFTDFTFAVWNGNDLVPFTKAYSGLTDAEFRQITAWVRKNTQQRFGPVRQVTPHHVFEIAFEGIQPSPRHKSGVALRFPRMLRWRKDKPLQEANTLDDLKEMLRIYG, encoded by the coding sequence ATGAAGGACTTTGCCGCTCTTTTCAATGCCGTCGACCAGACCACCAAAACCACGGTAAAGGTCGCCGCCTTGGCCGAGTATTTCACCACCGCGGCCGAAGACGACCGTCTTTGGACCGTGGCGCTTTTCTCAGGCCGCCGCCCGAAACGCGCCGTCACCACGACCCGCCTGCGGGAATGGGCGTCTGAGGCGTCCGGTGTGCCGCTGTGGCTGTTCGAAGACAGCTACGCCATCGTCGGCGATCTGGCCGAGACCATCGCGCTGGTCCTCCCCCCGGTAGAGAACGACGACACCGGCACGCTGACCTCGTGGATCAACGCCCTGCGCGGGCTGAAAGACGAAGACGACGCGGCGCGCAAGGCATTCGTCCTTTCGGCTTGGCAACAGCTTGGCGGCACCGAGCGGTTCCTGTTCAACAAGCTCATCACCGGCGGTTTTCGCATCGGCATCAGCCAAAAGCTGATGACCCGCGCCCTGTCCCGCGCCAGTGGCCGCCCCGAGCCGGAAATGGCGCACCGCCTGATGGGTAACTGGCACCCCGATGACGTGACGTGGCACAGCCTGATTGAGGCCGAAGACGCCAGCGCCGACGCCTCGCGCCCCTTCCCTTTCTACCTCGCCTATGCGCTGGAAGACGGACCAGACGCCTTGGGCGACCCGACCGACTGGCGGGCGGAATGGAAATGGGACGGCATCCGCGGCCAGTTGATCCTGCGCGATGGCGACTACTTCGTCTGGTCGCGCGGCGAAGAACTGATGACCGACCGCTTCCCCGAGCTTGCCCGCGCAGCCGATCACCTGCCGCCGGGCACGGTGCTCGACGGCGAGTTGCTGGTCTGGCAGCCGGGGGCCGAATTCCCTTCATCTTTCAACGCATTGCAGGCCCGCATCGGACGCAAGACTGTGCCCAAAAAGCTGCTAAAGGAAGCGCCCGTGGTGCTGCACGCCTACGACCTGCTGGAATGGCAGGGCGAGGACATCCGCGACCGTCCCTTTGCCGAGCGCCGCGCGCTGTTGGAGCAGGCCGCAGCCGATTTGCCCGCCGACGCGCCCGTGCGCCTGTCGCCGCAGCACCAATTCACCGATTGGGCCGAGCTGGCCACCCTGCGCGACACCGCCCGTGAGGCGCAGGCCGAGGGGTTGATGCTGAAACGCGCCGACAGCCCCTACCTGTCGGGCCGCAAAAAGGGCGACTGGTGGAAATGGAAGCTGGATCCGCTGACCATCGACGCGGTGATGATCTATGCGCAATCGGGCTCGGGCCGCCGGGCGAACCTTTTTACCGATTTCACCTTTGCAGTCTGGAACGGCAATGATCTGGTGCCCTTCACCAAGGCCTATTCCGGCCTGACGGATGCCGAGTTCCGCCAGATCACCGCATGGGTGCGCAAGAACACACAGCAACGCTTTGGCCCCGTGCGGCAGGTGACCCCGCATCATGTATTCGAGATCGCCTTTGAAGGCATTCAACCCAGCCCGCGCCATAAATCCGGCGTCGCCCTGCGGTTTCCGCGCATGCTGCGCTGGCGCAAGGACAAGCCGCTGCAAGAGGCCAACACCCTCGACGATCTGAAAGAAATGCTGCGCATCTACGGATAG